From the genome of Pelobacter propionicus DSM 2379, one region includes:
- a CDS encoding NADH-quinone oxidoreductase subunit B family protein: MLKNLCQKVFGRSLWVYHANSGGCNGCDIEVLNVLTPYYDVERFGIKLVGSPRHADVMLCQGPAMRSTGKALQRAYAAMPGPKLVFAIGSCACGGGIWHDSYAVHGPVEKLIPVNYYVPGCPPRPEAIIWGVAVAAGLVDKKTAPVEFKQVSDFPMPRYHPEDLRGSGDLVIYEKMQKI, encoded by the coding sequence ATGCTAAAGAATCTTTGCCAGAAAGTGTTCGGTCGTTCGCTGTGGGTTTACCACGCCAACAGCGGCGGGTGCAACGGCTGCGACATCGAAGTTTTGAACGTCCTCACCCCGTACTATGACGTAGAGCGTTTCGGGATCAAACTGGTTGGTTCCCCCCGTCACGCCGACGTCATGCTCTGCCAGGGGCCTGCCATGCGCTCCACCGGCAAGGCACTCCAGCGCGCCTACGCCGCCATGCCCGGCCCCAAGCTTGTGTTTGCCATCGGCTCCTGCGCCTGCGGCGGCGGCATCTGGCACGACAGCTACGCCGTGCACGGCCCGGTGGAGAAACTGATCCCGGTCAACTACTACGTTCCCGGCTGCCCTCCGCGTCCTGAAGCCATCATCTGGGGCGTAGCCGTAGCCGCGGGGCTTGTGGACAAGAAGACCGCGCCGGTGGAATTCAAACAGGTAAGCGACTTCCCCATGCCGCGGTACCATCCCGAAGACCTCAGAGGCTCGGGTGACCTGGTGATCTACGAGAAGATGCAGAAGATCTGA
- a CDS encoding 4Fe-4S dicluster domain-containing protein, giving the protein MSILSKLKETAICLNAGRVTMPYPFESKPVPERFRGRPIWDHVKCIGCAGCANNCPSREILINDICQEIRILHYLGRRCTYCGRCADVCPEDAITMSHEFENGTNKITDLQQRLELFMSTCQRCGRCFKGQSPLEALKMKGYRADDLANDRWVFKSTAYLPGQPILEDLTIELEG; this is encoded by the coding sequence ATGTCCATACTGAGCAAACTGAAAGAGACCGCGATCTGCCTGAACGCCGGCCGGGTAACCATGCCGTACCCCTTTGAGTCCAAGCCCGTGCCCGAACGCTTCCGCGGCCGTCCGATCTGGGACCACGTCAAATGCATCGGCTGCGCCGGTTGCGCCAACAACTGCCCGTCCCGTGAGATCCTGATCAACGACATCTGCCAGGAGATCCGGATCCTGCACTACCTTGGCCGCCGCTGCACCTACTGCGGTCGCTGTGCCGACGTCTGCCCTGAAGACGCCATCACCATGAGCCACGAGTTCGAGAACGGCACCAACAAGATCACCGATCTTCAGCAGCGTCTGGAACTGTTCATGAGCACCTGCCAGCGCTGCGGCCGCTGCTTCAAGGGGCAGTCACCGCTGGAAGCGCTGAAGATGAAAGGGTACCGCGCGGACGACCTTGCCAACGACCGCTGGGTCTTCAAATCAACGGCCTACCTCCCCGGCCAGCCGATCCTCGAAGACCTCACCATAGAACTGGAGGGCTAA
- a CDS encoding respiratory chain complex I subunit 1 family protein: protein MNMIVGVLVNVILVLALAPLFQGVLRKVTARIQSRQGPPINQPYLDILKLLGKDDIESGEAPVLQRFAAYLPLAVMLTIACLVPMGFKAPLSGSGDVLLLILLMTLAGICTLLAGLASGSTYSLIGINREMMCMITLEPLFAVAIVMGALAKGSFNLDEVLSGSVYGANGMALSGFAMLVIMLLAFQAFVGRAPFDISEAETEIMEGAMVEYSGPKLALFQYANMAKLVVYSALFVSLFVPWGSGLAAPISFILFWVKVFAMVLLVTTIAATHARYRIDQAIRYFAIMLAVSLVTLAAASYGF from the coding sequence ATGAACATGATAGTGGGCGTCCTGGTAAACGTCATCCTGGTGTTAGCGCTCGCTCCGCTCTTTCAGGGCGTACTTCGAAAGGTAACGGCCCGTATCCAGTCGCGTCAGGGACCTCCGATCAACCAGCCCTACCTGGATATCCTGAAACTGTTGGGCAAGGACGACATCGAATCCGGTGAAGCCCCCGTGCTGCAGCGTTTCGCCGCCTATCTTCCCCTGGCGGTCATGCTGACCATCGCCTGCCTGGTGCCCATGGGCTTCAAGGCCCCGCTGTCCGGCTCCGGCGACGTTCTGCTTTTGATCCTGCTGATGACCCTTGCCGGCATCTGCACCCTGCTGGCCGGCCTGGCCTCCGGCTCCACCTACTCTCTGATCGGCATCAACCGCGAGATGATGTGCATGATCACCCTTGAGCCGCTGTTCGCCGTCGCCATCGTCATGGGCGCTCTGGCCAAGGGGAGTTTCAACCTGGACGAAGTGCTCTCCGGCTCGGTCTACGGCGCAAACGGCATGGCGCTGTCCGGCTTCGCCATGCTGGTGATCATGCTGCTGGCCTTCCAGGCCTTCGTGGGTCGTGCGCCCTTCGACATCTCCGAAGCTGAAACAGAGATCATGGAAGGGGCCATGGTGGAATACTCCGGTCCCAAACTGGCCCTGTTCCAGTACGCCAACATGGCCAAACTGGTGGTGTACAGCGCCCTGTTTGTCTCCCTGTTCGTCCCCTGGGGTTCCGGTCTGGCCGCTCCGATCAGCTTCATCCTGTTCTGGGTCAAGGTCTTCGCCATGGTGCTTCTGGTAACCACCATCGCCGCCACCCACGCCCGCTACCGCATCGACCAGGCCATCCGGTACTTCGCGATCATGCTGGCCGTATCCCTGGTAACCCTGGCCGCCGCCAGCTACGGCTTCTGA
- a CDS encoding hydrogenase large subunit — protein sequence MVSKKLQQLKDKFGSAIQQADVVNDMRLLVYIDPASVKPICQYIFRDMDARYVISIGSDDRPYSGKFLVFHQFAFDKEKILFSIICQLPGENPRIDSISGIIPAANWAERELKDLLGIEPVGHPYPKRLVLPDAWPDGHHPLRKDFAWNKIPEGYDEEREFDFDETPPGCTAVPFGPFHPTLDEPEHFRLYVDGEFVRGCEYRGFMVHRGIEKLSESVLGYNDVPMMAERICGICGCVHSLAFCQAVENGAGVIVPPRAEFIRTIMLEIERLHSHPMWVGLACHLVGFDTLFMQAWRIREPIMWLAEKITGNRKTYGLGIIGGVRWDFTPELIAETRAVLDKLESEWRQVVAAVSKDKNIMARTSGVGMADKALCKEMGLVGPVARGGGVDIDARRDHPYAAYDRVDFKVITHNTADVWGRVVVRMLEVFESINIIRQCFDKMPQGPLVADITTELPAGRVGYTSIEAPRGESHHFAITGDDNRPRRWRARAPTYQNLQGIPAMIKDQRIADMQISLGGIDPCMSCTDRMETIDIRTGARKSWTKAELLSLSRSRKG from the coding sequence ATGGTAAGTAAAAAGCTCCAGCAACTGAAAGACAAATTCGGCTCCGCCATCCAGCAGGCCGACGTAGTCAACGACATGCGTCTGTTGGTCTACATCGACCCGGCCAGCGTCAAACCGATCTGCCAGTACATCTTCCGCGACATGGATGCCCGCTACGTCATCAGCATAGGCTCTGACGACCGTCCGTACAGCGGCAAATTCCTTGTCTTCCACCAGTTCGCCTTTGACAAGGAAAAGATCCTGTTCAGCATCATCTGCCAGCTTCCGGGTGAGAACCCGCGCATCGACAGCATCTCCGGGATCATTCCCGCTGCCAACTGGGCCGAGCGCGAACTCAAGGACCTGTTGGGCATCGAGCCTGTGGGTCACCCCTATCCGAAGCGGCTGGTTCTTCCCGACGCCTGGCCCGATGGTCACCATCCCTTACGGAAAGACTTTGCCTGGAACAAGATTCCGGAAGGGTACGACGAAGAGCGCGAGTTCGACTTCGACGAGACCCCTCCCGGGTGCACCGCCGTCCCCTTCGGCCCGTTCCATCCGACGCTTGACGAGCCCGAGCACTTCCGCCTCTACGTGGATGGCGAATTCGTGCGTGGCTGCGAATACCGCGGCTTCATGGTCCACCGGGGCATCGAGAAGCTGTCCGAATCGGTACTTGGCTACAACGACGTGCCCATGATGGCCGAGCGCATCTGCGGCATCTGCGGCTGCGTGCACAGCCTGGCTTTCTGTCAGGCCGTAGAGAACGGGGCCGGGGTCATCGTTCCTCCGCGGGCCGAATTCATCCGCACCATCATGCTTGAGATCGAGCGTCTGCACAGCCATCCCATGTGGGTCGGCCTTGCCTGCCACCTGGTGGGCTTCGACACCCTGTTCATGCAGGCCTGGCGCATCCGTGAACCGATCATGTGGTTGGCCGAGAAGATCACCGGCAACCGCAAGACCTACGGCCTTGGCATCATCGGTGGCGTTCGCTGGGACTTCACGCCTGAGCTGATCGCCGAGACCCGCGCCGTCCTTGACAAGCTGGAGAGCGAATGGCGTCAGGTCGTCGCCGCCGTCAGCAAGGACAAGAACATCATGGCCCGTACCAGCGGCGTCGGCATGGCCGACAAGGCGCTGTGCAAAGAGATGGGCCTGGTAGGTCCGGTCGCCCGTGGGGGCGGCGTTGACATCGACGCCCGTCGTGATCACCCCTACGCCGCCTACGACCGGGTGGACTTCAAAGTCATCACCCACAACACCGCCGACGTCTGGGGCCGTGTGGTGGTGCGCATGCTGGAAGTCTTCGAATCGATCAACATCATCCGCCAGTGCTTTGACAAGATGCCGCAGGGCCCGCTGGTAGCGGACATCACCACGGAGCTTCCTGCTGGCCGGGTTGGCTACACCTCCATCGAAGCCCCGCGCGGTGAGAGCCACCACTTCGCCATCACCGGTGACGACAACCGTCCTCGTCGCTGGCGTGCCCGAGCTCCGACCTATCAGAACCTGCAGGGTATCCCGGCCATGATCAAGGACCAGCGCATAGCCGACATGCAGATCTCCTTAGGTGGCATCGACCCGTGCATGTCCTGCACCGACCGCATGGAAACCATCGACATCAGGACCGGCGCACGCAAGAGCTGGACAAAAGCCGAACTTCTCTCGTTGTCCAGATCACGGAAAGGCTAG
- a CDS encoding complex I subunit 5 family protein, producing MTPEQAVLLSIGICAAGAVVTLLLSMSKSLSGWLSFLTMVASGVLIVPRAVQVLTSGPANPHHPEAFYTLGGHTLRLYVDGLSSIFLLLAVLIGVCAALYSIVHVEKFPTKSAAMYHPFLLLFVGGMYGILSITDTMWFFCAFWQLMTIPSFILMLFESEKPGIKGAAFKYLVFMEAAMVAAMAGAAMIAGGPAEPGLAYDFDVLSEGIPALVATNPGALTGCLALFLVGFGIKVGMWPFGQLWVPDAYAAAPSPVTALISGVMSKTGVYGLMRTFLWLVPADVLGQYDMSRWGMALAILGTITLFTGTMQGMKQDDTKRLLAFSSVGQLGYIILALGACVALVPSGDNRLLALAAIAFCGGLLHAINHGIFKGLLFFSAGSLYQATGTQDLNKMGGLWKYMPVTGFAVLIASFGIAGVPLLNGFVSKWSIYVATIQGSTSAKYLAVCAIIAILTSAMTLAMYIKFFGVAFLSRQSTVVKQQAAKQGNLEVGMTQQLPQLIMALLCIVIGLAPGAVYQVLGQVLNTSRQGFAEKLADANTMSAGATTGLFAIGGGALYVPIVIAIVLAVAFVIVYTFSKQGGSTRKSGDAWLCGYAREEECYRYAASNFYGEIKRCFGWLGGNPRPQTRIKED from the coding sequence ATGACTCCTGAACAAGCAGTACTCTTATCGATCGGCATCTGCGCCGCCGGTGCCGTAGTGACGCTTTTGCTCTCCATGAGCAAGAGCCTGTCCGGCTGGCTTTCCTTCCTGACCATGGTTGCCAGCGGTGTCTTGATCGTGCCGCGGGCGGTGCAGGTACTGACCAGCGGTCCTGCCAACCCGCACCATCCCGAGGCATTTTACACCCTGGGTGGTCACACGCTGCGCCTGTACGTTGACGGCCTGAGCTCCATCTTTTTGCTTCTTGCGGTGCTGATCGGGGTCTGTGCGGCCCTGTACTCCATCGTCCATGTGGAGAAATTCCCCACCAAGAGCGCGGCGATGTATCATCCGTTCCTGCTTCTGTTCGTGGGCGGCATGTACGGCATCCTCTCCATCACCGACACCATGTGGTTCTTCTGCGCCTTCTGGCAGCTGATGACCATCCCCAGCTTCATCCTGATGCTGTTCGAGAGTGAGAAGCCCGGCATCAAGGGCGCTGCCTTCAAGTACCTTGTCTTCATGGAAGCCGCCATGGTAGCCGCCATGGCCGGCGCCGCCATGATTGCCGGCGGCCCGGCCGAGCCTGGCCTTGCCTACGACTTCGACGTTCTTTCCGAAGGCATCCCGGCTCTGGTCGCCACCAACCCGGGTGCGCTCACTGGCTGCCTGGCCCTGTTCCTTGTTGGCTTCGGCATTAAAGTCGGCATGTGGCCCTTCGGTCAGCTGTGGGTACCCGACGCCTATGCCGCTGCTCCGTCCCCGGTAACCGCTCTCATCTCCGGCGTCATGAGCAAGACCGGCGTCTACGGCCTGATGAGGACCTTCCTGTGGCTGGTACCGGCCGACGTGCTTGGCCAGTACGACATGAGCAGGTGGGGCATGGCCCTGGCCATCCTGGGCACCATCACCCTGTTCACCGGCACCATGCAGGGTATGAAACAGGACGACACCAAACGGCTCCTGGCCTTCAGCTCCGTCGGTCAGCTGGGCTATATCATCCTTGCCCTTGGCGCCTGCGTCGCCCTGGTCCCCTCCGGTGACAACAGACTGCTTGCTCTGGCTGCCATCGCCTTCTGCGGCGGCCTGCTTCACGCCATCAACCACGGCATCTTCAAGGGTCTTCTGTTCTTCAGCGCCGGCTCCCTGTACCAGGCAACCGGCACCCAGGACTTAAACAAAATGGGCGGCCTGTGGAAGTACATGCCGGTCACCGGCTTTGCCGTCCTGATCGCCTCCTTCGGCATCGCCGGTGTACCGCTGTTAAACGGCTTTGTCAGCAAATGGAGCATCTACGTCGCCACCATCCAGGGGAGCACGAGCGCCAAATACCTTGCCGTCTGCGCCATCATCGCCATCCTCACCAGCGCCATGACGCTTGCCATGTACATCAAATTCTTCGGCGTCGCCTTTTTGTCCCGCCAGAGCACGGTGGTCAAACAGCAGGCCGCCAAGCAGGGGAATCTTGAAGTGGGCATGACCCAGCAGCTTCCGCAGCTGATCATGGCGCTTCTGTGCATCGTCATCGGCCTTGCCCCCGGCGCCGTGTACCAGGTTCTGGGCCAGGTGCTTAACACCAGCCGCCAGGGCTTTGCCGAGAAACTGGCCGACGCCAACACCATGTCCGCCGGCGCCACCACGGGTCTCTTCGCCATCGGCGGCGGCGCCCTGTACGTGCCGATCGTTATCGCTATCGTCCTGGCAGTAGCCTTCGTCATCGTGTACACCTTCTCCAAGCAGGGCGGTTCCACCCGCAAGAGCGGCGACGCCTGGCTGTGCGGGTATGCCCGCGAAGAAGAGTGCTATCGTTATGCCGCCTCCAACTTCTACGGTGAAATCAAGCGCTGCTTCGGGTGGCTCGGCGGCAATCCGCGTCCCCAGACACGCATCAAGGAAGACTAA
- a CDS encoding FAD/NAD(P)-binding protein produces MNQSPADNIYLPKVAIVDALNDEIPEVKTVHWHLENPEDQKQFLSTFGPGMFCLVTIPGKGEFTLSLPPSPTEGKVFFTLRRVGVCSNAFQEYKPGDRFALRGPFGNGFPMESYYGKNIVVVAGGIGLIPLRSTIVYILANRDKFKSVQIFYGAKNPETLMYAEDLKVWEKGGAEFYLTVDSASPGYTGNVGVVGSLFKKPGVTVNVDNTVAFVCGPPIMFRFVIKDLLDLGFKESNIVSTLERYMKCGVGKCGHCCVGVSYVCVDGPVFTYEQLKTLGEDI; encoded by the coding sequence ATGAACCAATCACCCGCTGATAACATCTATCTGCCGAAGGTCGCCATCGTCGACGCCTTGAACGACGAGATCCCGGAAGTCAAAACGGTTCATTGGCACCTGGAGAACCCCGAGGATCAGAAACAGTTTCTTTCGACCTTCGGTCCTGGCATGTTCTGCCTGGTCACCATCCCGGGCAAGGGCGAATTCACCCTCTCGCTTCCGCCTTCTCCCACTGAAGGTAAAGTCTTCTTCACCTTGAGAAGGGTAGGGGTCTGCTCCAACGCCTTCCAGGAGTACAAGCCGGGCGACCGTTTCGCGCTGAGAGGTCCCTTTGGCAACGGCTTCCCCATGGAATCGTACTACGGCAAGAACATCGTCGTCGTCGCCGGCGGTATCGGCCTGATCCCGCTGCGTTCCACCATCGTCTATATCCTTGCCAACCGTGACAAGTTCAAGAGCGTGCAGATCTTCTACGGCGCCAAGAACCCCGAGACGCTGATGTACGCCGAAGACCTGAAGGTCTGGGAGAAGGGTGGGGCGGAATTCTATCTCACCGTTGACAGCGCCAGCCCCGGTTACACCGGTAACGTGGGCGTGGTCGGCTCCCTGTTCAAGAAACCTGGCGTCACGGTGAACGTGGACAACACGGTAGCGTTCGTGTGCGGTCCGCCGATCATGTTCCGCTTCGTCATCAAGGACCTCCTGGACCTTGGCTTCAAGGAGAGCAACATCGTCTCGACCCTGGAGCGCTACATGAAATGCGGCGTTGGCAAATGCGGCCACTGCTGCGTGGGTGTCTCCTACGTCTGCGTCGACGGCCCGGTATTTACCTACGAACAGCTGAAAACGCTCGGGGAAGATATCTAA
- a CDS encoding 4Fe-4S dicluster domain-containing protein, translating to MKARILSRADVLNVIDQLRGQGFEVLAPFLGRGSDSAFDVVTDANRDQVQLHVPNPYYPAKRFVFPHMERTMKIHEDKSKNSLSFEPTVDAPKRALFGVRSCDVRGIYHLDRFFLGRDFKDGYHEAKRNNLFIVNFACTDKDLDIGKQCFCLCTDSGPAARENFDLQLMDLGNDEYMAVAGSPAGEALFAAPFYKKCTAGHVTKRAEVLEAARTELKDATTWFSGAVRYVTGNRVSNKTWTEIGNRCVECGGCTFVCPACTCFTVTDRKIGPTEIERLKVWDACAFSGFTRMAGGHNPRQAVHDRRNRRFFRKLHHYFIQRELSVACIGCGRCAVVCHGDIGMPSVVEMIRRATTESDKQ from the coding sequence ATGAAAGCACGTATCTTGAGCCGCGCCGATGTGCTGAACGTAATCGATCAGCTGCGCGGACAGGGCTTTGAGGTCCTGGCCCCCTTCCTCGGTCGCGGTAGCGACAGCGCCTTTGACGTAGTCACCGACGCCAACCGGGACCAGGTCCAGTTGCACGTTCCCAACCCCTACTATCCGGCCAAACGGTTCGTGTTCCCGCACATGGAACGGACCATGAAGATTCACGAAGACAAATCCAAGAACAGCCTGAGCTTCGAGCCCACCGTGGACGCTCCCAAGCGCGCCCTGTTCGGCGTGCGCTCCTGCGACGTGCGTGGCATCTACCACCTGGACCGCTTCTTCCTGGGGCGTGACTTCAAGGATGGCTACCACGAGGCGAAACGGAACAACCTGTTCATCGTCAACTTCGCCTGCACGGACAAGGACCTGGACATAGGCAAGCAGTGCTTCTGCCTGTGCACCGACTCCGGCCCTGCCGCCCGTGAGAACTTCGACCTTCAGCTCATGGACCTGGGCAACGACGAATACATGGCCGTAGCCGGCAGTCCGGCGGGCGAGGCACTGTTTGCGGCCCCCTTCTACAAGAAGTGCACGGCTGGCCACGTAACGAAACGGGCCGAAGTGCTGGAAGCGGCCCGCACAGAGCTGAAAGACGCCACCACCTGGTTCTCCGGTGCCGTACGCTACGTCACCGGCAACCGGGTAAGCAACAAGACCTGGACCGAGATCGGCAACCGCTGTGTCGAATGCGGTGGCTGCACCTTTGTCTGCCCCGCCTGCACCTGTTTCACCGTCACCGACCGTAAGATCGGTCCGACGGAGATCGAGCGCTTGAAAGTGTGGGACGCCTGCGCCTTCAGCGGCTTTACGAGAATGGCCGGTGGCCACAACCCGCGCCAGGCCGTGCATGACCGTCGCAACCGTCGTTTCTTCCGGAAACTGCACCACTACTTCATCCAGCGCGAGCTGTCGGTCGCCTGTATCGGCTGCGGTCGCTGCGCCGTGGTCTGCCACGGCGACATAGGAATGCCGAGCGTCGTGGAAATGATCCGCCGCGCCACAACGGAGAGTGACAAGCAATGA
- a CDS encoding molybdopterin oxidoreductase family protein: protein MAQSLTTCTFCGVGCGLYLETTPERIAGVYPSVSHPANKGKICIRGWHVHEVASSPDRLKAPLLRKNGQLEEVTWQEAYEFIASRLKEIKGASGPDSIAFLNSPRCCNEESYLLQKLARSVIGTNNVDHGAGVYSNNSVNVLLDMLGVAAATNSIDDLEQSDLIIVDGVDLARQLPTVAGTVLRARLSGAKLVVIGERRQRVAENADWFLQINPGTEAVLYGAMAKLIVDHGLMDLAFIKANCSDYDAFLAQAKQYDLIAAAQTCGVPAEQIEAVAVAYAKSKSSAILYSTGAETRDSDSIRAAVNLALLAGQIGKVGSGIFPLAEHNNLQGTCDMGMLPDRLPGYRPLSAGSELESVYGAKLPATPGVTAAAVLKDRAKGKIKAVWLDRYDPVNTAALGSAAKALEECELVIVQHLFLTETAKLADVVLPTTAFGEETVSFTSTERRIQLARQAVPAPQGITPAWQQIAQVAKALGSDWNYADAAAVMAEIGRAVPSYSAADYDSLGVEFGRQWPCTKDAPHGTPILFSGGSGSFKFVPVAKPSAPAALSTDFPFTLVLGNSSYYWNQNVLIAHSEILKREYRVMLLDYPQGFVEINADDAKEMKIRDKQKIKLCGGSGCAVTVARVTPEVKRGTVFVPYQELSQMQAMRGADDARFLAVRVETEVA from the coding sequence ATGGCTCAAAGTCTAACCACCTGCACCTTTTGCGGCGTAGGGTGTGGTCTCTATCTTGAGACTACTCCTGAACGCATTGCTGGCGTCTACCCCAGCGTATCGCACCCCGCAAACAAGGGCAAAATCTGCATCCGCGGCTGGCACGTTCATGAAGTTGCCAGCTCCCCCGACCGCCTGAAGGCACCGCTTCTCAGGAAGAACGGCCAGCTCGAAGAAGTGACGTGGCAGGAGGCGTATGAGTTCATCGCCTCACGTCTGAAGGAGATCAAGGGCGCCTCCGGTCCCGACTCGATCGCCTTTCTGAACTCTCCGCGTTGCTGCAACGAAGAGAGCTACCTTCTTCAGAAGCTTGCGCGCAGCGTCATCGGCACCAACAACGTGGACCATGGCGCCGGCGTGTACAGCAACAACTCGGTCAACGTCCTTCTGGACATGCTGGGTGTTGCCGCCGCCACCAACTCCATCGACGACCTGGAGCAGAGCGACCTGATCATCGTCGACGGCGTTGACCTTGCCCGTCAGCTTCCCACCGTAGCGGGCACGGTGCTGCGCGCCAGACTCAGCGGCGCCAAGCTGGTGGTCATCGGCGAGCGTCGTCAGCGTGTTGCCGAGAACGCCGACTGGTTTCTGCAGATCAACCCGGGCACGGAAGCCGTTCTCTACGGCGCCATGGCCAAACTGATCGTGGACCACGGCCTGATGGACCTTGCCTTCATCAAGGCCAACTGTTCTGACTACGATGCCTTTCTGGCCCAGGCCAAGCAGTACGACCTGATCGCCGCCGCCCAGACCTGCGGCGTTCCTGCCGAACAGATCGAAGCCGTAGCCGTAGCCTACGCCAAATCAAAATCCTCGGCCATCCTGTACTCCACCGGCGCCGAGACCCGTGACTCCGACTCCATCAGGGCGGCCGTCAACCTGGCGCTTCTGGCCGGCCAGATCGGCAAAGTCGGCTCTGGCATCTTCCCGCTGGCCGAACACAACAACCTTCAGGGCACCTGCGACATGGGCATGCTTCCCGACCGCCTTCCCGGCTACCGTCCGCTCTCCGCGGGGAGCGAGCTTGAAAGCGTGTATGGCGCCAAGCTTCCGGCTACCCCCGGCGTAACGGCCGCAGCCGTGCTGAAAGACCGTGCCAAGGGTAAAATCAAGGCGGTCTGGCTGGACCGTTACGACCCGGTCAACACCGCCGCCCTGGGCAGCGCCGCCAAGGCTTTGGAAGAGTGCGAGCTGGTCATCGTCCAGCACCTGTTTTTGACTGAAACCGCCAAACTGGCCGACGTCGTCCTTCCCACCACCGCCTTCGGTGAAGAGACGGTCAGCTTCACCAGCACCGAGCGTCGCATCCAGCTCGCCCGCCAGGCCGTTCCTGCGCCTCAGGGGATCACCCCTGCCTGGCAGCAGATCGCCCAGGTGGCCAAGGCACTGGGAAGTGACTGGAACTATGCCGACGCGGCAGCGGTCATGGCCGAGATCGGCCGGGCCGTACCTTCCTACAGCGCCGCCGACTACGACAGCCTGGGTGTTGAATTCGGCCGTCAGTGGCCCTGCACCAAGGACGCGCCCCACGGCACGCCGATCCTGTTTAGCGGCGGTTCCGGCAGCTTCAAATTTGTACCGGTCGCCAAGCCTTCGGCTCCCGCCGCCTTAAGCACGGACTTCCCCTTCACCCTGGTACTGGGCAACTCCAGCTACTACTGGAACCAGAACGTCCTCATCGCCCACAGCGAGATCTTAAAGCGTGAATACCGGGTAATGCTCCTGGACTATCCGCAAGGGTTCGTCGAGATCAATGCTGACGACGCCAAGGAGATGAAGATCCGGGACAAGCAGAAGATCAAACTCTGCGGCGGCTCCGGCTGCGCCGTAACCGTTGCCCGCGTCACCCCCGAGGTCAAGCGGGGCACGGTATTTGTACCCTACCAGGAGCTGAGCCAGATGCAGGCGATGCGCGGTGCGGATGACGCCCGGTTCCTGGCTGTTCGTGTAGAAACGGAGGTCGCATGA